CTTTTAAGAAAGTGCTGGATGCTACTGGTTCTACAGATCCGCAGATGAAACAACTTCTGGCTCCGCATGCTCTTGATGATGCCGGTGCTATGTGTGCTGCAATGATTAAGGCAAACAGGTTAAAACCATCTTTGGAGATTCGCACATTGATAGATAATTACATGAATTATATCATGTATAAAGAGTACCGTCTTTCTGACGGAACGTTTGCGCGCAACCGTCCTCAGAAAAATACGCTTTGGCTGGATGATATGTTTATGTCAGTACCTGCAATAGCGCAGATGGGAAAACTGACTGGGGAAGATAAATATTACAATGAGGCTGTGAAGCAAATTATGCAATTCTCATCCCGAATGTTCGTAAAAGAAAAAGGATTGTATCGTCACGGCTGGGTAGAGGGAATGGAACAACATCCTTCTTTCCATTGGGCAAGAGCAAACGGATGGGCTTTGCTCACACTAGTTGAAACACTCGATGTCTTGCCGCAATCCCATCCTCAGTATAATGCTATACTTGAACAACTTCGTGCACACATTGCCGGTTTGGCTGCTTGCCAATCAAGTGAGGGATTCTGGCATCAGCTTCTGGATAGGAATGATTCTTATCTGGAAACTTCGGCAACAGGAATATATGTCTATTGTATAGCTCATGCTATTAATCGCGGATGGGTTGATGCTTCTGCTTACGGACCGGTAGTTCAGCTTGGATGGCATGCAATTTCTACTAAGATTAATTCGGCTGGTGAAGTGGAAGGTACATGTGTGGGAACTGGAATGGGATTTGATCCGGCATATTATTACTATCGCCCTGTTAATACTTATGCTGCTCATGGCTACGGACCAGTTATCTGGGCAGGTGCTGAAATGATTAAACTGCTTAACAGTAAATATCCTAAAATGAATGATAGTGCGGTGCAGTATTATTCAACGCCACAAAACACTACTGCTCCAATTTTTGGTGTAGCTGTTTCAGGCCGTCCGGAAGAAATTATTGCGGGTAGCAGCAGACGAAATGAGAATGCTCCTGTTATCTTTGTGATTGGTGACTCTACCGTGAAAAACGGAATGGGAAAAGGCGATGACGAAATGTGGGGGTGGGCTGCTTTCTTTGACAACTTCTTTGATACTAAACGCATCTCTATAGAGAATCATGCTCTTGGCGGACGAAGCAGTCGTACTTTCCTTACAGAAGGATTGTGGGAAAAAGTTCTTCCGGGAATAAAGAAAGGAGATTATCTTTTTATTCAGTTCGGACATAACGATGGAGGTTCATTGAGTACTGGCCGTGCACGCGCTTCATTGAATGGTACCGGCGAGGAATCGGAAACCGTAATCATGGAACGTACAGGCGGACCGGAAGAGGTTTTCACCTTTGGTCATTATCTGAGACTATATATTCGTCAGGCAAAGGCTCATGGAGCAATACCTGTTGTGCTGTCTCACACTCCGGCCAATAAGTGGGCCGATGGTAAAATGAGCAGATGTGATGAAACTTATGGAAAGTGGTCAAAGGAAGTGGCAGAACAGGAAGGTGCATTTTATATTGATGTGAATGACCGCAGTGCCAAGAAGTTTGAAACGCAGGGAATGGAGAAAGCAAAATCTTATTATAAGGACAATGTTCATACCACATTTGATGGAGCAATGCTGAATGCTAAATCAGTGCTTGAAGGTCTACTTGATTTGCCAGACTGTCCATTGAATCAGTATCTTGACAAGTCTGCTTTATCAAAAGAATATAAAGCTGCTGATAAGCCTTTGTTCCGTGATCCTGTTTACGATGGAGCAGCAGATCCAATTGTTATATGGAATAAGCAGGAACAGAAATGGTTCATGTTTTATACCAACCGTCGTGCAAATATGACCGATAGTAAAGGAGTTGACTGGGTTCATGGAACTCCAATCGGAATTGCAGAGTCTACCGATGGAGGAGCAACCTGGAAATACCGTGGAATAGCCAATATCAATTATGGTTCAAAGGATGTAACTTACTGGGCTCCGGATATTGTTGAAAGTAATGGCGTTTATCACATGTTCCTTACTATTGTTCCGGGAGTATTTACAGATTGGAGCCATCCACGGGAGATTATACACCTTACAAGTTCTAATCTGCTTGACTGGACTTTTATTTCAAAGATTCCTTTAGCTTCCGATAAAGTTATTGATGCCGGTATTGTAAAAGCACCCGATGGTATGTGGCGCATGTATTACAATAACGAGAAAGATCATAAATCAATTTACTATGCGCAAAGTAAGGATCTGAACAAATGGGAAGATAAAGGAAAAGTTGTAGGTGACCGTTCAGGAGAAGGACCAAAAGTTTTCGCCTGGAAAGGAAAGTATTTTATGCTTGTAGATAATTGGGACGGTTTGGCTGTCTATTCATCAAATGATATGGAGAACTGGAAACGCCAGGAGCATAATATTCTACGTGAACCGGGCGAAGGAAAAGACGATGGAACCAAAGGACTTCATGCCGATGTTGTTGTAAATAACGGCAATGCGTATGTAATCTACTTTACACATCCCGGAAGAGTTGCAACACCAGCCGGTAAACTTGATAATTACGAAACCAGACGGACTTCCGTTCAGGTAGGAAAACTAGAATATGAAAATGGAGAAATTAAGTGTGACAGAAACAAACCTGTTTACATAAACTTGAGATAAAAACAATTTAAAAAGAAAAGCACAATGAAAAGAGAAGCGTTTAAAATGTATTTGAAACCAGGGTTCGAAGAAGAGTATCAAAGAAGACACAATGCTATATGGCCTGAATTAAAAGAATTGTTGGAAAAGAGTGGAGTATCAGATTATACAATTTTTTGGGATAAAGATACCAATGTACTTTTTGCAGTTCAGAAAAATGATGGCAGTGGGTCGCAGGACTTGGGAGATAATCCAATTGTACAGAAGTGGTGGGCCTATATGGCCGATCTAATGGAGACAAACCCCGATAACTCTCCTGTTTCGATTCCTATAAAAGAAGTTTTCCACATGGATTAATTGCTTTTTCTTCACAGAAGGTGCCCGATGAAAAAACTCATCGGGCATTTTTTATATAAAAAGGTGTCAATTGATTGGTTGATAGAAAGAAAAAATATAT
This genomic interval from uncultured Bacteroides sp. contains the following:
- a CDS encoding GDSL-type esterase/lipase family protein translates to MWGWAAFFDNFFDTKRISIENHALGGRSSRTFLTEGLWEKVLPGIKKGDYLFIQFGHNDGGSLSTGRARASLNGTGEESETVIMERTGGPEEVFTFGHYLRLYIRQAKAHGAIPVVLSHTPANKWADGKMSRCDETYGKWSKEVAEQEGAFYIDVNDRSAKKFETQGMEKAKSYYKDNVHTTFDGAMLNAKSVLEGLLDLPDCPLNQYLDKSALSKEYKAADKPLFRDPVYDGAADPIVIWNKQEQKWFMFYTNRRANMTDSKGVDWVHGTPIGIAESTDGGATWKYRGIANINYGSKDVTYWAPDIVESNGVYHMFLTIVPGVFTDWSHPREIIHLTSSNLLDWTFISKIPLASDKVIDAGIVKAPDGMWRMYYNNEKDHKSIYYAQSKDLNKWEDKGKVVGDRSGEGPKVFAWKGKYFMLVDNWDGLAVYSSNDMENWKRQEHNILREPGEGKDDGTKGLHADVVVNNGNAYVIYFTHPGRVATPAGKLDNYETRRTSVQVGKLEYENGEIKCDRNKPVYINLR
- the rhaM gene encoding L-rhamnose mutarotase, with protein sequence MKREAFKMYLKPGFEEEYQRRHNAIWPELKELLEKSGVSDYTIFWDKDTNVLFAVQKNDGSGSQDLGDNPIVQKWWAYMADLMETNPDNSPVSIPIKEVFHMD